A genome region from Meriones unguiculatus strain TT.TT164.6M chromosome 19, Bangor_MerUng_6.1, whole genome shotgun sequence includes the following:
- the Fam107b gene encoding protein FAM107B isoform X2 encodes MLAVTGSLPRYVQDGLLEDTDPKDSCLIPRNIMAEPDYINDDNPELIRPQKLINPVKISRNHQDLHRELLMNQKRGLAPQNKPELQKVMEKRKRDQVIKQKEQEAQRKKSDLEIELFKRQQKLEQLELEKQKLREEQENAPEFVKVKGNLRRTGQEVVQAQEF; translated from the exons ATGCTGGCTGTGACGGGCTCCCTCCCTCGCTATGTGCAAG ACGGCCTGCTAGAGGATACTGACCCCAAAGACTCCTGTCTCATTCCGAGAAACATCATGGCTGAGCCAGACTATATAAATGATGACAATCCTGAACTAATTAGGCCCCAGAAGCTAATCAATCCTGTCAAAATATCCCGAAACCATCAAGACCTCCACAGAGAGCTTCTTATGAATCAAAAAAG AGGTCTTGCCCCTCAGAATAAACCAGAATtgcagaaggtgatggagaagagAAAACGAGATCAAGTGATAAAGCAGAAGGAGCAAGAAGCGCAGAGGAAGAAATCCGACCTGGAAATAGAACTATTCAAGAGGCAGCAGAAGTTGGAGCAG CTTGAACTTGAGAAGCAGAAATTGCGAGAAGAGCAAGAAAACGCCCCCGAGTTTGTGAAGGTGAAAGGCAATCTCAGGAGAACAGGCCAGGAGGTGGTTCAGGCCCAGGAGTTCTAG
- the Fam107b gene encoding protein FAM107B isoform X3 — MAVRARLRGEDGLLEDTDPKDSCLIPRNIMAEPDYINDDNPELIRPQKLINPVKISRNHQDLHRELLMNQKRGLAPQNKPELQKVMEKRKRDQVIKQKEQEAQRKKSDLEIELFKRQQKLEQLELEKQKLREEQENAPEFVKVKGNLRRTGQEVVQAQEF; from the exons ACGGCCTGCTAGAGGATACTGACCCCAAAGACTCCTGTCTCATTCCGAGAAACATCATGGCTGAGCCAGACTATATAAATGATGACAATCCTGAACTAATTAGGCCCCAGAAGCTAATCAATCCTGTCAAAATATCCCGAAACCATCAAGACCTCCACAGAGAGCTTCTTATGAATCAAAAAAG AGGTCTTGCCCCTCAGAATAAACCAGAATtgcagaaggtgatggagaagagAAAACGAGATCAAGTGATAAAGCAGAAGGAGCAAGAAGCGCAGAGGAAGAAATCCGACCTGGAAATAGAACTATTCAAGAGGCAGCAGAAGTTGGAGCAG CTTGAACTTGAGAAGCAGAAATTGCGAGAAGAGCAAGAAAACGCCCCCGAGTTTGTGAAGGTGAAAGGCAATCTCAGGAGAACAGGCCAGGAGGTGGTTCAGGCCCAGGAGTTCTAG
- the Fam107b gene encoding protein FAM107B isoform X4: MAEPDYINDDNPELIRPQKLINPVKISRNHQDLHRELLMNQKRGLAPQNKPELQKVMEKRKRDQVIKQKEQEAQRKKSDLEIELFKRQQKLEQLELEKQKLREEQENAPEFVKVKGNLRRTGQEVVQAQEF, translated from the exons ATGGCTGAGCCAGACTATATAAATGATGACAATCCTGAACTAATTAGGCCCCAGAAGCTAATCAATCCTGTCAAAATATCCCGAAACCATCAAGACCTCCACAGAGAGCTTCTTATGAATCAAAAAAG AGGTCTTGCCCCTCAGAATAAACCAGAATtgcagaaggtgatggagaagagAAAACGAGATCAAGTGATAAAGCAGAAGGAGCAAGAAGCGCAGAGGAAGAAATCCGACCTGGAAATAGAACTATTCAAGAGGCAGCAGAAGTTGGAGCAG CTTGAACTTGAGAAGCAGAAATTGCGAGAAGAGCAAGAAAACGCCCCCGAGTTTGTGAAGGTGAAAGGCAATCTCAGGAGAACAGGCCAGGAGGTGGTTCAGGCCCAGGAGTTCTAG